The Polyangium aurulentum genomic interval GGAACGGTTTGCCGCTGCCGCAGGGGCATTCCTGGTCGGCCTGGATCAACGGCTCGGGCGGGGGCGGGGGCTCGGCCGAGGCGCCGGGGGGCAGCTCCTCTTCGTGGCGCGCGACGGCCTGTTGCAGCTCGGCCGCGTGCCGCGCGAGGTCCTGCGCTTCGATCGCCTGCTCCTCCTCCTCCCGCTTCACCTTCACGGCGAAGAGCTTGGTGAGCACGTTCGAAGACACGCGCGCCACCATGCTGACGAAGAGGTTGTAGCCCTCCTTCTTGTACTCCTGCTTCGGATCCTTCTGGCCGTAGCCGCGCAGGCCGATGCCGTCGCGCAGGTGGTCCATGTCCGTCAGGTGATCGACCCAGGCCTTGTCGAGCTCTTCCAGGTAGATGTGCCGGAAGATGCGCAGCAAAAGCTCGGTGCCGAGCTCCTTCTCGCGCGCCTCGAAGGCCTTCTCCGCGCGGTCGTAGAGGTCCTGCGCGAGCCCCTCGGGGTCGGCGTGCTCGCTGATCTCGTCGGGCAGCTCGATGCCGAAGTGCTCGCGGTAGCCCTGGAAGATGCCGCCCCAGTCCCAGTCCTCCGGCGGCTTACGCGGCGGGCAGTTCTCCTCGACCATCGCGCCGATGATGCGGTCCATCAGGTCGAGGAAGCGGTCGCGCTGCTCGGTGAGCGCCTGCGGGATGAGCTCGACGACCTCGTCGTAGATCGCGAGCACCTCGTCCTCGCGACCCTCGAAGTCGATCTTCACGCCGTAGCGCGTGTAGATCTCTTTCTGGAGCTGCTCGACCTCGACGAGCTTCTCGGTCTTCTCGAAGTCCTTGCGCTCGATGTCGCGCGGGTTGCCGTCCTTGTCGCGCGGCATGATCGGATCGGCCGCGAACATGCCGAGCAGGTAGCCGATGTCCGGGCGCACGTCGGTGACGATGCGCGCGAGCGGCTTGATCTTGCGCTTCTCGCCCGTCGACTTGCCCTCCTCGTCGAGGATCTCGGGGAAGTAGCGGCCCACGAGGAGCTGCTGGCGCAAGTCGTAGATCGTCTTGCGCTGCGCGTTCATCACGTCGTCGTACTCGAGCAGGTTCTTGCGGATGTCGAAGTTGCGCTCCTCGACCTTCTTCTGCGCGTTCTCGACGCTCTTGGTGACCCAGGGATGCTCGATGGGCTCGTCGTCGGGCATGCCCATGCGTTCCATCAGGTTCTTCACGCGGTCGCCCGCGAAGATGCGCATGAGGTCGTCCTCGAGCGACAGGAAGAAGCGGCTCGTGCCGGGGTCGCCCTGGCGGCCGGCGCGGCCGCGGAGCTGGTTGTCGATGCGCCGCGACTCGTGCCGCTCGGTGCCCACGATGTACAGGCCGCCGATCTCGCGGACCTCGTTGCCTTCCTTCTCGCAGCTCTTGCGCAGCTCCTCGACGAGCGCGTCGAACGCCTCGGGCTCGGCCTCGGGCAGGCGGTTCTGCTCCTTGAACGCGAGCTTCGCGAGCATCTCGGGGTTGCCGCCCAGCAAGATGTCGGTGCCGCGACCGGCCATGTTCGTCGAGACCGTGATCGCGCCTTTGCGACCGGCCTGCGCGACGACGTACGCCTCGTTCTCGTGCTGCTTGGCGTTCAAGACGCTGTGCTTGATCCCCTTCTTCGAGAGGATCTTCGCGATGGCGGCGCTCTTCTCGACGCTCGTCGTGCCCACGAGGATGGGCTGGCCCTTCTCGTGCTTCTCCATGATCTCTTGCACGACGGCCGTGAACTTCTCGCGCTCGGTCTTGTAGACGACGTCCTCGTAGTCGGTCCGGACGATCTGCTTGTTCGTCGGGATGATGACGACGTCGAGCTTGTAGGTGCTGTGGAACTCGCTGGCCTCGGTGTCGGCCGTGCCCGTCATGCCCGACAGCTTCTTGTAGATGCGGAAGAGGTTCTGGAACGTGATCGTCGCCATCGTGCGGCTCTCCTCCTGGATCCGCACGTTCTCCTTCGCCTCCACGGCCTGGTGCAGGCCGTCGGACCAGCGCCGCCCCATGAGCACGCGGCCGGTGAACTCGTCGACGATGAGCACCTTGCCGTCCCGGACCAGGTAGTTGACGTCGCGCTTGTAGAGCGAATGCGCGCGCAGGCACTGGTTCAGGATGTGCAGCGTCTCGAGGTTGACCGGGTCGTAGAGGTTCTTGCCCTTCAGCGCCCCGATCGCCTGCAGGAGCTTCTCCGCCAGCTCGACGCCGTCGTCGGTGAGCGTCACCGAGTGACCCTTCTCGTCGACGTTGAAGTGCTCCTCGTTGCGCAGCCGCGGGATGATGTCGTTGATGACGCGGTACTTGTCGCTCGAGCGCTCGCCCTGGCCGCTGATGATGAGCGGCGTGCGCGCCTCGTCGATGAGGATCGAGTCGACCTCGTCGACGATCGCGTAGTGCAACGGGCGCTGCTGGTACTCGAGCGCCGAGAACTTCATGTTGTCGCGCAGGTAGTCGAAGCCGAACTCGTTGTTCTGGCCGTAGGTGATGTCGCACCGATAGGCCCTGCGCTTGTCGACGTCGTTCTGCTGGTTGACGACGACGCCCGTCTCCATGCCGAGGGCGCCGTAGAGCTTGCCCATCCACTCGGCGTCGCGCTTGGCGAGGTAGTCGTTCACGGTGATGACGTGCACGCCCTTGCCCTCGAGCGCGTTCAGGTAGCAGGGCAGGGTCGCCACCAGCGTCTTGCCCTCACCCGTGCGCATCTCGGCGATCGCGCCCGAGTGCAGCACCATCCCGCCGATGAGCTGCACGTCGTAGTGACGCATGCGCAGCACGCGCCGCGAGGCCTCGCGGCAGACGGCGAAGGCCGGGATCAGGATGTCGTCGAGCGAGGCGCCGTTGTCGAGCTGCGTCTTGAACTCGGCGGTCTTCGCCTTCAGATCCGCGTCGGAGAGCTTCTTCAGGTCCTTCTCGAGGGCCCCGATGGCCTCGACCTTCGGTCGCATCCGGCGGATGGCACGCTCGTGCGAGGTGCCGAAGATCTTCTTCATCGCCCAGGTGAGCATCGTCGTATTGCCTCGGCTGCCGCGGGAAGGGGACGGCCGTCCCGGGTCAAAAGAAGCGGCCTCAGGACGCGGAGCCTCGGCAACCTAGTCCCGACCCGCAGGGCGCGCAATTGCACCGGCCCGATCCCGGCGCGTCAACCAGCCGACCGGGGCCTTCCAGCGCCTGGTGAGGAAGAAAGCGAGCTGTTGGGGGGTTTGGGGGGCGAGCCCAGGCCCGCTGCGGGCGTGGGCGGCCCCCCATCGTCAGAAAGCGGTGCACGAGGAGGGACTCGAACCCTCAAGCCTTGCGGCGCTGGAACCTAAACCCAGTGCGTATGCCAATTCCGCCACTCGTGCGTGCGCGGCGGCGGCACTCTAGCAGGGCGCCAGCGGATGGACGAGGCCGGGGCGGACATCGACGAAGAGCCGCGCCACCCCGGCAGGGGGATCAGAGGTTCAGGTGCCGCTCAGCGCGCGATGAAGACGCCCTTCAGGTCCTCGGTCTGCGCGATGGGCACGCCGTCCTTGCCGATCGACGTGGCGCGGAACTGGTAGACCATGCCCGGCGTGAGCGCATCGCCGCCGTACTCGGCCGTGACGTCGGCCGAGCCGCTCACGCCCGGCACCATGAGGTTCTCCCAGACCTTCTCGCCGTACGCGTCGAACAAGCGCACCTCGTAGTGGTCCTCGCTCGAGTCGTCGGCCCACTTGAACGTCGGCTTGCCCATGACCTCTTCGATGTTCGCCGCGCCGGGGCTGAGCACGTCGATCGCGCCGGTGACCTTGAAGCCCTCGGCGAGCGTGACGTCCCCCGTTCCCACGGCCACGTCGACGATCGCCGTGCCGCCGATCGAGATGTCCGGATCGCGCACGAGGCCGTCGTTCTCGAAGGCCGCGAGGACCTTGTAGTCGCCCGCGGGCACGCCCTCGAACGCGAAGTCGCCGCTGACGTTCCCGACGCGCAGGCCCTTGGGGACCTCGCCGCGCGCCGCCGACTCGATGAACGTCTCCTTCAGGACGAGCACCACGCTCGTGCTCGAGTTGCCGTTGCCGTTGACGATGGACAGCTTGCCCGTGACCCTCGCGAGCGCCTCGGCCGTCACGTGCAGCTCGACGTTGGCCGTCTCCTTGCCGGCCTCGACCGCCACGGTCTTGCCCTCGATCTGCAGGCCCTTGCCGTAGGCGTTGACGTTGATGCCCGAGCCCGTCGCCACGTTGAAGACGACGAAGTTGCCCGAGTAGTCGACCACGCCCGTCGATCCGCCGGCCACGACGAGCGCGCCCGCGGGCACGAGGTCGAGCTCGCCGTCGACCACCACCCTGCCGGCGATCGAGCCGAGCCCCATCGGGTTTTGCAGCGGGATGAGCGCGACGTCCGTCGACGCGTTCTGCACGACGGGGGGCGTGCCCGTCGCCTTGTCGACGTCGATCGGCAACGCGACGCGCGGCGCGAACGGGAACGTCTGGAAGCCCGATGCGTCGGCGCGCAGGGTGAGCTTCGCCGGCAGCGGTTTGCCCGCGCTGTCGCGCTTGGCCGGGACGTTGAGCGTGTAGGTGCCGTCGGCGGCGGTGATGGCGACGCTCGACACGGCGGCGTCGTTCGCGTCGCGGGCGACCACGCGGGCGCCTGCCACGGCCGCGTTGTCGAGCGCGTTGATCACCTTGCCCTTGAACGCCACGGGCGCGAAGCACGCCGGCTCGGCCCCCTCGACTTCCTCGCAAATCTGGCCCGCTTGGCAGCCCGTTTGCGCGGTCACCGAGCAGCCCTTTTCCTCCTGCTGCGGCTCATCGTCGCCACAACCGACGTAGACAGGGGCAACGAGGACAAGGGAAAGGACCGTCAGCGCGCGAAGAGCATGCATCGTTGTAGCCTCCATAAGAATCCTGGGCGGGCGAGCATCGCCGCCCGGCGCGACCCGAAAGTGCACGAAGCGAGCCATCACGTCCATAACGTGTAAGGCCTTGAAATCAGCCGAAACGATCGCGGGTGGGCGGTGCCCGCGGGGGGGCATTGGCAGTCGCGGCTGGTCGGAGCGCTGCCCATCCAGGACGTTGCAGGGCCGTGGGAAGAATCCGCGCACGACTTTGTGGGGTCAGCGTCCTCGGACAGTGAGCCTCCGCGCATGGGGACCGTTTTGCGCGCCGATGAGCGCGTTGCGAGCGCAAACCCTGAACAGAGAAGGCTGGCCCACGGATGAGGATCGACCGGCCGAGGCCCTTCAAATTGCCGGGGATCGTCGAGGCCCTGGATCGCGTTGGTAAGCTCAAATACTAGCGAATTGCCGGCCAGGACCGCAGGCACGTCGGTTGCGAGATGCCCGGACGCTTAGACGGGAACGACAACGACAACGACGACGTGCGCTGTCCCCGAACGGACAGCAGCTCGCAGGGCTGGGGTAGTCACATGACGAACGCACCGACGATTCTGCTCCTGGATGAGGAAAACATGATGCGCGAGGCGACCGCGCTCCTCCTGGCGAACCGCGGGGGGAAGGTCACCGCAGCAGCGTCTCTCGACGAGGCCGTCGCCGAACTCGAGCAGCAGACCTTCGATGTGGCGGTCATCGACGTCGCCGACGGCGACGACGCTTGCGCGGACATCCTGGAGATGATGCGCGACCGTGGCTGCGTGCCGCGCAAGGTGATTGTCTGCACGTACGGCACGACGCCGGACGTGGACGCGGTCGAGTTCACGGAGGTGCTCATGAAGCCGTATCCGTTCGACCGGCTCCTCGACGCCGTGTTCGGCGAGAGCTCGGAGCGCCGCGAGACGCGCTCGGGCGTCTTCCCCCTCGCGCGCCGGGTCAAGACCCTTCGGCGCGTCTCGCAAGCCCGCCGCGGTCGCGTATGACGATGCGCCGCCTGTCGAGCTCGATGAGGCCGGTCCGCTTCAGCTTGCCGAGCTGGAGCGTGACCGTCTCGCGGGTCGAGCCGATGAGCAGCGCGATGTCGGCATGGGTGAACGGGGCGGCGATGACCGTCCCGGCGGCGTGCTCGGTTCCCCAGCGGTCATCGGCGTCGAGGAGGAAGCCCGCGAGGCGCGCCTCGACGCCGCGAAGGAGCAGCGAGGCCAGCCGCTCCTCGGTCGCCCGCTGGATGCCGAGGAGCGTGCGGCTCACGGCCTCTTGCAGGGCCGGGTCGCGGCCGAGCAGTGCGCGAAAGCTTGCGGCGGGAAAGACGAGCGCCTCGGCGTCGTCGACGACCACCGCGTTTTCTTGGGCAGGGGACCCGCCGATGGCGGACTCGCCGACGATGTCTCCCGGGCCGCGGTGCGCCAGCGGAAACGAGTGGCTCGCGCCCATCCGCTCGAGCTTCACGCGCCCGGAGCCGAGGATGACGAAGAGCTGCGCGGTCTCGTCCTGCTGGGCGATCCGGTAACGGCGTGGGAGGCGCTCGACTTTGCCCAGCTCGAGGAGTGCGTCGAGGCTGCCTGTCGCGAGCCCACGCAGAGGCGAGCGCGAGAGGATGAGCCTCCCTCGATCGCTGGTCTCTGCCGTCACGGGTGGCGCGGTCGCCTCGGGCGCCGCGTGGTTTTCCCGACCCTCATGGCTGTCCATGCCGCTTGCCCATCCTTCCAAGCAGGTGAGCCTGCCTGCTTTGGATGGAGCATGCAACGAGTCTCACGGTGATGCCAGACCTACGGCTTCCTTCGCGTGTTTCAGACAATCCCGTTTCCGCCCGGGTTGTGTGATAATTCTTACTGTTCGGCGGACTTGTCGAACGGCGATGGATGCGCCACTTTTGACGCGAATCGTGAAAGCAAGACTCGGGCCGAGAACCGTTTCGGTGCTAGGGTGGTGCAAGAGGCCCGCCATGCGGGTGGGTCCGCGCCTGCCGGCCGTGGCGGCGCTCGGATGGGGTCTGCAGAGGCGTTCGACCAGGTAGGGAGCTCTCTATGGGCATGGAGATGAAGCTCCAGTTCAAGCTGTCCCAGCAGCTGGTGATGACACCGCAGCTGGTGCAGGCGATTCGGCTGCTGCAGCTATCGCGCCTTGAGCTGGTGGACGAAATCCGCAAGGAGCTCGACGGCAACCCGTTGCTCGCCGACGACGCGGGCGAGCCCGGGCGTGAGTCGGGCGGGAACGGTCGGGAACAGCAGGTTCACGACGGCGCATCCAACCAGATCCTCGACCGGGCCGTACCCGAGCGCGGGGATACCGACATGCAGGCCCGCGAGACCGACAAGCGGGTCAAGGACGTCGACTGGGAGCAGTTCCTCGAAAACCGACAGCTCCAGCAGTCGCTCCCGTCCCAGCGCGGCGGCTTCGAGGAGATGCCGCCGATCGAGCAGAACCTCACGCGGGCCCAGAGCCTGCGCGAGCACCTGATGTGGCAGCTCCAGATGAGCGACTTCGTCGAGAACGAGATGAGGTTCGCCCTCCTCGTGATCGGCAACCTCGACGAGCGCGGCTACCTCGACCTGGCCGGCGGGGAAAACCAGGACGGGACCAAGCGGCCCGACCTGACCCTCGACGACCTCGCGCGCGAGGCGGACCTGAACCCGGAAGACGCTCCCGAGGTCCTGGCGATCATCCAGCGCCTCGACCCGATCGGCGTCGCGGCGCGCGATCTGTCGGAGTGTCTGCGGATCCAGGCCGAGGTGCTCGGCTACGACGCGATCGAGATGGCCATCATCAAGGACCATCTGCACAACGTCGAGCGACGCAACTTCCCGGCCATCGCCAAGGCGCTCAAGATCAGCCTGGAAGAGGTCTACGACGCCGTCCAGGAGATCCAGAAGCTCGAGAGCGTGCCGGCGCGCAACTTCGCCGAGGTCGACGACAAGACCATCGCCATCACGCCCGACGTCTACGTCATCAAGGACGGCGACCAGTGGGTCGTCACCGACAACGACAAGGGCCTGCAGCGACTGTTCATCAACGAGAACCTCGCGCAGAAGATGCTGAAGGACCCGAAGGCCAAGGAGTTCATCAGCGAGAAGCTGCGCAGCGCGCAGTGGCTGATCCGGGCCATCGAGCAGCGCCGGCGGACCATCATCAAGGTCACCGAGTGCATCGTCGAGAAGCAGAAGGACTTCCTCGAGCGCGGCGTGAGCTACCTGAAGCCCATGATCCTGCGTGACGTGGCCGAGTCGGTGGGCATGCACGAGTCGACGATCTCGCGCGTGACGTCGAACAAGTACGTGCACACGCCGCAGGGGCTCTTCGAGCTGAAGTACTTCTTCAACTCGTCGATCCACCGCGTCGCCGACGAGGACATCGCCTCCGAGAGCGTGAAGCAGGCGATCAAGAAGATCATCGCCGCCGAGGACAAGTCGAACCCGTACTCGGACCAGGCGATCGTGAAGATCCTCGAGGACCAGGACGGCATCCGCATCGCCCGCCGCACGGTGGCGAAGTACCGCGAGATGCTCGGCATCCTGTCGTCCTCGAAGCGCAAGAAGATGTTCTGAGGGGATGAGCGCTCCCAAGCTCACCCCCGAGGTCCTCTTCGATCGGTTTTTCCTGCCGTACTACCCGAAGGACGCGCGCCTCGACCTCGTCAAGGCGCGCTCGGTCGACGCGAACCCGGCGCAAAACCCGAGCATCCTCGCCCAGATCGACGCGATCGCCGAGACGTTCGCGCAGCTCGCGCCGGGCGCGTTCGGCGCGCCAGACCTCGCGCTCGACTACTCGGACGCGTCGGTGCACAGGCTCGGAGCGCTGATCACGCGCGAGCGGCGCGACGGGTGGATGGCCGCGAAGCCGAGCGCCGACGAGCCGCCCTTGCTCGTGCAGGTGGTGACGCACGGAGCGCTCTACGTGGGCGCGTGCGTCGTGCGCGGGCACGGCGGCACGTGGCAGGTGCGCCGCCCGCTCTGGGAGTCGCTCGTGCGCCTCGACTCGCGCGCGGGGACCGGCGATCTGTCGGTGTTCGCGTGGTGGCTGAAGGCGCTGTCGGACGACGAGATCGACAAGGGGCGCCTCGTCGATCGCTACCGCACGCACGTCGAGGTGCCGACGTTCGACGCCGACGCGCTGCCTGTCATCGCGCCCCCGGACCGGCGAATGCCGAAGCTCGCGAAGGTCCGTTACGACCTTCTGTACAAGCACCTGCGCGCGCACCTGCCCGAGCTGAAGAGCGTGGGCGACGACTTCCCCTCGCCGGAGCGCTTCGAGGAGCTCGGGTTCAAGTGGCTCGACTTCAAGTGGCTCGGCGACGGCCGCATGCTGCTCCTGCACGGGCCAACCCCCGAGGGCGTGCACCTGTTCTGGCTGGACGCGAAGGGTTTTGTGAAAAGCGCGTTCTACCCCGCCGACGATTTTCCCGCGCACATCGTGGAGACC includes:
- the rpoN gene encoding RNA polymerase factor sigma-54, whose amino-acid sequence is MGMEMKLQFKLSQQLVMTPQLVQAIRLLQLSRLELVDEIRKELDGNPLLADDAGEPGRESGGNGREQQVHDGASNQILDRAVPERGDTDMQARETDKRVKDVDWEQFLENRQLQQSLPSQRGGFEEMPPIEQNLTRAQSLREHLMWQLQMSDFVENEMRFALLVIGNLDERGYLDLAGGENQDGTKRPDLTLDDLAREADLNPEDAPEVLAIIQRLDPIGVAARDLSECLRIQAEVLGYDAIEMAIIKDHLHNVERRNFPAIAKALKISLEEVYDAVQEIQKLESVPARNFAEVDDKTIAITPDVYVIKDGDQWVVTDNDKGLQRLFINENLAQKMLKDPKAKEFISEKLRSAQWLIRAIEQRRRTIIKVTECIVEKQKDFLERGVSYLKPMILRDVAESVGMHESTISRVTSNKYVHTPQGLFELKYFFNSSIHRVADEDIASESVKQAIKKIIAAEDKSNPYSDQAIVKILEDQDGIRIARRTVAKYREMLGILSSSKRKKMF
- a CDS encoding response regulator, giving the protein MTNAPTILLLDEENMMREATALLLANRGGKVTAAASLDEAVAELEQQTFDVAVIDVADGDDACADILEMMRDRGCVPRKVIVCTYGTTPDVDAVEFTEVLMKPYPFDRLLDAVFGESSERRETRSGVFPLARRVKTLRRVSQARRGRV
- the secA gene encoding preprotein translocase subunit SecA: MLTWAMKKIFGTSHERAIRRMRPKVEAIGALEKDLKKLSDADLKAKTAEFKTQLDNGASLDDILIPAFAVCREASRRVLRMRHYDVQLIGGMVLHSGAIAEMRTGEGKTLVATLPCYLNALEGKGVHVITVNDYLAKRDAEWMGKLYGALGMETGVVVNQQNDVDKRRAYRCDITYGQNNEFGFDYLRDNMKFSALEYQQRPLHYAIVDEVDSILIDEARTPLIISGQGERSSDKYRVINDIIPRLRNEEHFNVDEKGHSVTLTDDGVELAEKLLQAIGALKGKNLYDPVNLETLHILNQCLRAHSLYKRDVNYLVRDGKVLIVDEFTGRVLMGRRWSDGLHQAVEAKENVRIQEESRTMATITFQNLFRIYKKLSGMTGTADTEASEFHSTYKLDVVIIPTNKQIVRTDYEDVVYKTEREKFTAVVQEIMEKHEKGQPILVGTTSVEKSAAIAKILSKKGIKHSVLNAKQHENEAYVVAQAGRKGAITVSTNMAGRGTDILLGGNPEMLAKLAFKEQNRLPEAEPEAFDALVEELRKSCEKEGNEVREIGGLYIVGTERHESRRIDNQLRGRAGRQGDPGTSRFFLSLEDDLMRIFAGDRVKNLMERMGMPDDEPIEHPWVTKSVENAQKKVEERNFDIRKNLLEYDDVMNAQRKTIYDLRQQLLVGRYFPEILDEEGKSTGEKRKIKPLARIVTDVRPDIGYLLGMFAADPIMPRDKDGNPRDIERKDFEKTEKLVEVEQLQKEIYTRYGVKIDFEGREDEVLAIYDEVVELIPQALTEQRDRFLDLMDRIIGAMVEENCPPRKPPEDWDWGGIFQGYREHFGIELPDEISEHADPEGLAQDLYDRAEKAFEAREKELGTELLLRIFRHIYLEELDKAWVDHLTDMDHLRDGIGLRGYGQKDPKQEYKKEGYNLFVSMVARVSSNVLTKLFAVKVKREEEEQAIEAQDLARHAAELQQAVARHEEELPPGASAEPPPPPEPLIQADQECPCGSGKPFLKCHGAPEEEEATA
- a CDS encoding Crp/Fnr family transcriptional regulator, whose amino-acid sequence is MDSHEGRENHAAPEATAPPVTAETSDRGRLILSRSPLRGLATGSLDALLELGKVERLPRRYRIAQQDETAQLFVILGSGRVKLERMGASHSFPLAHRGPGDIVGESAIGGSPAQENAVVVDDAEALVFPAASFRALLGRDPALQEAVSRTLLGIQRATEERLASLLLRGVEARLAGFLLDADDRWGTEHAAGTVIAAPFTHADIALLIGSTRETVTLQLGKLKRTGLIELDRRRIVIRDRGGLARRAEGS